In one Canis lupus dingo isolate Sandy chromosome 16, ASM325472v2, whole genome shotgun sequence genomic region, the following are encoded:
- the AGA gene encoding N(4)-(beta-N-acetylglucosaminyl)-L-asparaginase, whose protein sequence is MARRSGLTLLLLLLPPLVLGRGPLPLVLNTWPFRNATEAAWRTLASGGGPLDAVEQGCATCEREQCDGTVGFGGSPDELGETTLDAMIMDGTTMNVGAVGDLRRIKNAIGVARKVLEHTAHTLLVGESATKFAESMGFISEDLSTSASRALHSDWLARNCQPNYWRNVVPDASKYCGPYKPPGFLKQEGSTYKETGNNYGHDTIGMVVVHKMGHTAAGTSTNGLKFKIHGRVGDSPVPGAGAYADDTAGAAAATGDGDILMRFLPSYQAVEYMRQGEDPTVACQKVISRIQKYFPNFFGAVICANVTGSYGAACGKLPTFTQFSFMVYNSLRNQPTEEKVECI, encoded by the exons ATGGCCCGGAGGAGCGGCCTgacgctgctgctgctgctgctgccgccgctcgTGCTGGGCCGCGGGCCGCTGCCGCTCGTCCTCAACACCTGGCCCTTTAGGAACGCGACCGAAGCAg CGTGGAGGACTCTGGCATCGGGAGGCGGTCCCCTGGATGCCGTGGAGCAGGGCTGTGCCACCTGCGAGAGGGAGCAGTGCGATGGCACCGTGGGCTTTGGAGGGAGTCCCGACGAGCTTGGAGAAACCACGCTGGATGCCATGATCATGGACGG CACTACCATGAACGTAGGAGCAGTAGGAGATCTCAGACGAATTAAGAACGCTATCGGTGTGGCACGGAAAGTACTGGAACATACAGCGCACACGCTTTTAGTGGGAGAGTCAG CCACCAAGTTTGCTGAAAGTATGGGATTCATCAGCGAGGATTTATCTACCAGTGCTTCTCGAGCGCTTCATTCCGATTGGCTCGCTCGGAATTGCCAGCCAAATTACTGGAGG AATGTTGTACCAGATGCTTCAAAATACTGTGGACCTTACAAACCACCTGGTTTCTTAAAGCAAGAAGGATCTACctataaagaaacaggaaataattaTGGTCATGATACAATTG gcATGGTTGTAGTCCATAAGATGGGACATACGGCTGCTGGTACATCTACAAAtggtttaaaattcaaaatacatgg CCGAGTAGGAGACTCGCCAGTCCCCGGAGCCGGCGCCTACGCGGATGACACGGCGGGAGCAGCGGCAGCCACCGGCGATGGGGATATACTGATGCGCTTTCTGCCAAG CTACCAAGCTGTAGAGTATATGAGACAAGGAGAAGATCCAACCGTAGCTTGCCAGAAAGTGATTTCCCGAATTCAGAAGTATTTTCCAAACTTCTTTGGGGCTGTGATTTGTGCCAACGTGACTGGAAGTTATG GTGCTGCTTGCGGTAAACTTCCAACATTTACTCAGTTTAGCTTCATGGTTTATAATTCTCTAAGAAATCAGCCAACTGAAGAAAAAGTAGAGTGCATCTAA